TGTGCCAGATCCAGCCCAAGGTCCTGGCAGAGACAGACACCTGCCGGGAGGAGGAGCTCGTGGGCAGAGCGCATACGGATTGCTTCGGGGTGAACCGCCTGACCATCAGCGGAGAGACCCAACTGCCTGCCTCTGAGCGCATCGGGCTCTACCTGGTCAGTGAGGGCGAAGGGCAGCTGGCAAGCGGAGATCACAGCCTGAGCCTGCGCAAGGGGAGCCGGTTTATCCGCCCTGCAAAGGGTGGCGAAGTCTCCGTGACTCCGACAGGGGAAGGCCCGCTGGAGCTGTGCCACTGCTACCCGGGGCTTGCCTGACACTAAACATGTGCAGTGGATGGTTTGTGCTTTTGGGTTGAGAATTTCACTTAGGTCTCAATAAAGCGAAAAACCCTTTCATGCCCATGCCTTCCCCACTCGATACCCTTTCTCTGAAGCGCCTGCCCTTCGGCGTTGTCTTTCTGGCCGAGCCCGGCGTGCCGCTGTCGGAGATGCAGCGCGACCTCGGTAATATCGCCCAGCTCGGTTTCAATACCGTGGTGCTGTACCCGAGCGTAAGCCGCTGGGATGCGCCTCTGCCCGGCGAGACGGCCTTTGCTACGATTGATGCGCTGATGGATACCTGCGCAGAGCTGGGGCTCGGCGTCGTCCTGGAGCTACAGGGGCAGGTTATGCAGGATGCCGACGCTCCCGAGTGCTCGGGCTATGCTCAGGCACCCGACTACCGCGAGAACGGTTTTCACCAGCCTCAGAAGGAAGCACTGCTGGCTAAGTATCTGCGCGAGGTCGTCACGCACTTTAAAGGCCATCCGGCACTCATCGCCTACGATCTGTTTAACGAGATCGGTAATAATTCGCGCTCGCCGGAGACGATTGGGGCTTTTGTCGCGTATTTGAGAAACCAATACGCCGGTGACATTCAGAACCTGAATCGCGCCTGGGTGACGTATTTTAACGACTTCGAGGACATTACACGCATCCCGCCTAATTTCCGCGTCTGGAGCTGGTCGTCCGTGGTGGCTGAGCGGGATTGGCAGCGGTTCCGGTCTGCTGACTTCGTGGCTCAGGTGGAGTCATGGCGGGCCATCGTGCGCGAGATCGATGCGGATACGCCGCTCTTTATCGATGTGCTCGGCAGCGATGCCCTGCATAACCGCACCGGCGATTACTATGGGGTGAGCGACTGGGATGCGGTCGAGGCCAGCGACGTGCTCGGGCTTTCCTGCTACGCCAACATGCTCGGCCCTCGCTGGTGGGAGACCGATGCCTGGCAGTGGCCGCAGTTTTGGCGGCACGCGCGGTCTGTTGCTGGCGATAAGCAGACCATGGTCTCTGAGCTGATGACGGCAAACCGCTGCATCTTCCCGACGGAGGGCTCGTCCATGACGGACGAACTGGGCCTGTGGAGCTATCAGGCCGTTTTCCATGGCATACAGGGGGTCATTTACTGGAAGTACCGCCCCTTCCGCCGGGGGCGTCAGGTCGCCGGTCGGGGGTTGACGGATTTTGACGGGACGCCCAATGCGTTCGCGGATCAGGCCTCTGAGGTCGCGCATTTTGTCCAGGAAAATGCCGAGAGTCTCGCCGAGTCGCAGCCTGATACCGCTGGCTGCCTGATCGTGTTCGATCCTGAGATGGAACGCCTCTACAGCGCGATCGGCGAGGGTGAGGCGACGACGCCGCCGAAGCCGTTTTACACAGACGCGCACCGTGGCTGGTTCCAGGCTTTTTGGCAGAACGGCTACGCTCCGGGGTACACGACCCCCGCGCGCATGCTTGAGGACGGTATTCCCGAGGGGACGCAGTTAATCGTCATTCCGTGTCTGCCGGGGATCACAGAGGCATTCGCCCAGACGTTGAAAACTTTTGTCGAGGATGGGGGCACTGTCGTGAGTGAAAGTCGCTTCGGGCTGCTCGATATCGACGGTAATCTCCAGCCGCAGGCGCCGGGATTTGGGCTGCGCGATGTCGCAGGGGTCCAGGAGGTGTCATTCAGCTGTCGGGGTGCGCGGGAAATTTTCCTGCCAGAGGATTCGCTCACTCTGATGGATGATTACTGGCAAAGCCTGAAGCTGGCAGAGGGCACCGAGGTATTGATCAAGGCCACCGATGGTGAGCCCGCCCTGACGCGAAATCAGTTTGGTCGCGGTCAATGGCTCCACCTGCCGTTCCTGCTCGGACATAAAATAGAGAAGAGTGAGTCGCCCTCTGGGGCCATGGCCTACATGTCTGCTCTGCTTAAGCATGTTGGCCCGTCGTTGCAGCCTGCCGTCAAGGTCGTGAGCAAAGGGCCGCTGGCCGATGTTTCCGTATTGCTGCGTAAAGACGGGCAGCCGTGGCTGGTCGGGATTTCCAACTTTGCGCATGAGCGCACCGAGGTGGTTCTGGCGTTGCCGGAAAACATTACGCTTAGCGACGCTGGTGACATTGCCTGTGAGCAAGAGGGGCAGAGTGTTCGCGTGATGCTGAAGCCCAGGAGCTGCCAGGCGCTTCACCTGTGCTAGCGATTCACAATAAAAGAAGGCCCAGGGGCTCCGCACATCCCGTGCAAAGCCGCCTGAGCCCGTTGTGAAAAAGAATCCTTTGGATCCTTATTCAGTCGCGACGAAATCCGTCTGCAGGTCGATGGATGTCACGGCGTTCAGCGAGCGAATGACCAGGCAGTAGTGCTCGCTGTCGTTGCCGAGTGTTTTGTCGGGGAGCGTTTCGATGCTGGCCACGATGGGTTGGTCAGCCTGTACCGTGACCTGGAAGTTGTCGGCCGTGAGCAGCGTGTTTCCGTTTCCGTCTACACCGAGTGTGACCGTGCCGGCAGGGGTGATTCCGCGTGCCCAGACAACTTCCTTTGAGGTGACACCCAGGTGCCAGCGGAAGATTACCGTGTCCGCCGTGTCGAGCTCGACCACATCGTACACGGACAGGCTGGAATCATCCCAGACGGCATCGCGCACCCAAGTCTTGGCTGCCGGGTAGCTGTTACTCATGTCGGCGTAGATCTCACCGCCGTCGTCGTCCATGCTGTAGATGGTCAGCGGGGCGTTACGGTGGGCAGCATCCATCTGTTGCCCGACGACCTGGAAGTCGTCCCAGGTGGCCGTATCCACATTGATGTCACCGACCTGCAGGACGTTGTGCCCGACGGGGGACTTGAAGTGCGTCAGGTACTGCGGGTGGCTGTAGCTGTCGACCCCGGCCTCGATCAGGATCGGCTCGCCGTCGACGATGAAGCTGATGTGGCCCCGGTCCATGTGGTCATGGTTATCGTCTTCATGGCCACCCCGGAACCAGAGGCCCGAGGAAACCTTTTCCCAACTGCTGCGCCATGTCGCCATCCGTGCGTACTCGTAGCTGGTGTAGCGGGTCGGCTTCTCGGCCTTGTAGGAGGGGATGGCTCTGGCGATCATCCCATTGATGCTTGAGGAGATTTCCCCGTAGTTATGGACCACCCAGAGGGATTCGGGATCATTAAACATGACGGCCATATCCGCGAACTCCGAGATGAAGTAGCGCGCCCCATCGCGTGACCCGTAGAAGTTGTCGAAGGTATTGACAATGTAGCCACCGGCCTGCAGGTGATGGACGACCCACGAGGGATAGGACACCATAAACGGGTGGTCAATCAGGCGTCGCTCACCGTCTAGTGTCGAGTGGTAGACCGCCGAGAAGATGCACCGCATGGTGGCGTGCGCATAGGAGAGCCCTTCGACAAAGGCACCGTCCGGGCCCTGCGAGTCAAGCGTCTCCAGCATGGCCTGGATGCCGTACTCGTACTCGTCCGGGTATTGATCGGGGCCGAGGTAGACCGTGGCGTTGATCAGGCCAGTGATGGGGAAGGCCCACTGGTTGGAGTACACGGCTTGCGACTTTACGAACCAGGGGATCTCGTTTTCCCAGTCGTAGATGATGTAGCCGATCTCGCGCTGCATGAGCGCATCGATTTTCTGAAGCAGGGTGGAGTCAAGCGACCCGGCAGGGAGGATGTCGATCGCGTCGACAAAGGCCTGAATGCCGTATCCGGTGGCCTGCCAGACGCCGTCGCCCTCAGGCGGGGCCGGAGCTCCCCGGGAGTTGTCCGACCAGCCGGGGCGCTGGAGGGGATTCCAGTCTGCCAGCTCATCGAGCTGGGCGACTAACCAGTCGAGGTAGTCCGTGTCTCCGGTCATGGCATAGGCCGTCGCCATGAGCATGGTCTCTGTGCGCACCTGCGCTGAGGCCATAGCGTCGGAGCGAGACAGCGCAAACTCAACGCGGTAGGACTCGTCTGCGGTCAGATAGCGCTCATCCCAGGCGATACGAGAGTTGGCAATGTCGTCCACGCTCCATGGGCGGGTTATGATGCTCTTTGTCAACAGGTTGTCCGCCTGGGCAAGCAGTGAAGCGCGCTCGTCCGCGAGGTCCGGATCGTTAACGGCCTGATTCAGCAGGACGGAGCGGGATACGATCTGAGCGGGTGCCCGGATCGCGGAGGAGAGTGCCAAATCATCAAAGCCCAGAATGGGCGAGACATCTTCACTGGAAGGACCAATGACCAGAGTGATTTGAACCGTTGCGATCGAAGCACCTTCACCAGCGTCGTAACCGAAGTAGACGTGATTCGTTGCGGTGGGGTAGTCGCCGGTGCCGACGGACTGGGTGGAGAGGACGAGCCCGTCCGCGTCGATGAACTGCACCGTGATGGAGGAGAAGAGATTCATGCGGGCTGACGGAGCCGAGAGGGTAAACCCGACAGCCTGAGAGGTGTAGACACCCGTCTCGAAGAGCGCCGGCTCCTCGTACCAGCGGCCCAGATTAATCGTCATCGTGTAGGTGGTGCTTTCCGTCGGGGACGGATTGGGGTACTGCATGCGCATGGAGCTCGGGAAGGAGCTGGAGAAGGCCGTGTTCGAGATCGGTCCTCCCGAGTTACCGGCTGTATTGGCGCTAAAGGTAAACTGCGCATCCGGGCAGGGGCGACCGGCGTGGTCGAAGGAGATGGCGTTCGAGCCCGAGGTGAAGCTGGAGTAGTCCTGCAGCACGACGACATCCGACCGGCCATAGAGTGCGCTGGCTGTTGTGGCGCCCGAGCCTGATAGATTGATATCAGAATCGGGATCGATCTGCGTATCCGGGCCGGCTGCGAGGGACGGGTTCGTGGGGACAGAGGAGATAGCCTCCGATACCGCGAAGTCGTCGAATCCGAGGATGGGCGATAGCGTGTCGCTGGAGGGGCCAACAATCAGGGTGATTAAGACTTTGGCGATTGAGGAGCCTTCGCCTGCATCATGCCCAAAGTAAAAACGGCTGGGGGTGGTGGGGTAGTCATAGGCGTGGACGGTCTGTGTGGAAATGACCGTGCCGTGCGCATCGATGAACTCGGCCGTAATGGACGAGAAATAAATGGATCGGCTGCTGGGCGCTGCCAGGACAAAGCCGACTGCCTGCGCCGTGTAGTCGCCTGATTCAAATGTATCCAGATCCTCATACCAGCGTCCGAGATCAATCGTCATCGTGTAGGTCGAGCTG
This genomic interval from Ruficoccus sp. ZRK36 contains the following:
- a CDS encoding beta-galactosidase; this translates as MPSPLDTLSLKRLPFGVVFLAEPGVPLSEMQRDLGNIAQLGFNTVVLYPSVSRWDAPLPGETAFATIDALMDTCAELGLGVVLELQGQVMQDADAPECSGYAQAPDYRENGFHQPQKEALLAKYLREVVTHFKGHPALIAYDLFNEIGNNSRSPETIGAFVAYLRNQYAGDIQNLNRAWVTYFNDFEDITRIPPNFRVWSWSSVVAERDWQRFRSADFVAQVESWRAIVREIDADTPLFIDVLGSDALHNRTGDYYGVSDWDAVEASDVLGLSCYANMLGPRWWETDAWQWPQFWRHARSVAGDKQTMVSELMTANRCIFPTEGSSMTDELGLWSYQAVFHGIQGVIYWKYRPFRRGRQVAGRGLTDFDGTPNAFADQASEVAHFVQENAESLAESQPDTAGCLIVFDPEMERLYSAIGEGEATTPPKPFYTDAHRGWFQAFWQNGYAPGYTTPARMLEDGIPEGTQLIVIPCLPGITEAFAQTLKTFVEDGGTVVSESRFGLLDIDGNLQPQAPGFGLRDVAGVQEVSFSCRGAREIFLPEDSLTLMDDYWQSLKLAEGTEVLIKATDGEPALTRNQFGRGQWLHLPFLLGHKIEKSESPSGAMAYMSALLKHVGPSLQPAVKVVSKGPLADVSVLLRKDGQPWLVGISNFAHERTEVVLALPENITLSDAGDIACEQEGQSVRVMLKPRSCQALHLC
- a CDS encoding heparinase II/III family protein, with the translated sequence MLITRCLKILAATVLAASTCTSAVIENPALASLAYPDSDINLTASNATPATDLYGRMDVAVLRDYSSFSTGPNTVIHDYATRVGPDVQLTFSANTASNSGQGLTNSAFASSYPSSMRMQYPSASPTESLTYTMTIDLGRWDDTSEAYTAGAATSQAVGFTLSATPERAALFSSITAEFIDGSGTVLSTQSVGTGDYPASTNHIYFGYDAGEGFSIAAVQLTLVVGPTTDTTSPILGFDDLAVVMYPTLVEGADTLDSPDSNINLSASNSTPATTLYARDDVVVLEDYSWFTSGSNTLAFNYATRRCPDVQFSYSSNTSSNSGGPITNNSFSRSYPSSMRLQYPNPSPTSSSTYTMTIDLGRWYEDLDTFESGDYTAQAVGFVLAAPSSRSIYFSSITAEFIDAHGTVISTQTVHAYDYPTTPSRFYFGHDAGEGSSIAKVLITLIVGPSSDTLSPILGFDDFAVSEAISSVPTNPSLAAGPDTQIDPDSDINLSGSGATTASALYGRSDVVVLQDYSSFTSGSNAISFDHAGRPCPDAQFTFSANTAGNSGGPISNTAFSSSFPSSMRMQYPNPSPTESTTYTMTINLGRWYEEPALFETGVYTSQAVGFTLSAPSARMNLFSSITVQFIDADGLVLSTQSVGTGDYPTATNHVYFGYDAGEGASIATVQITLVIGPSSEDVSPILGFDDLALSSAIRAPAQIVSRSVLLNQAVNDPDLADERASLLAQADNLLTKSIITRPWSVDDIANSRIAWDERYLTADESYRVEFALSRSDAMASAQVRTETMLMATAYAMTGDTDYLDWLVAQLDELADWNPLQRPGWSDNSRGAPAPPEGDGVWQATGYGIQAFVDAIDILPAGSLDSTLLQKIDALMQREIGYIIYDWENEIPWFVKSQAVYSNQWAFPITGLINATVYLGPDQYPDEYEYGIQAMLETLDSQGPDGAFVEGLSYAHATMRCIFSAVYHSTLDGERRLIDHPFMVSYPSWVVHHLQAGGYIVNTFDNFYGSRDGARYFISEFADMAVMFNDPESLWVVHNYGEISSSINGMIARAIPSYKAEKPTRYTSYEYARMATWRSSWEKVSSGLWFRGGHEDDNHDHMDRGHISFIVDGEPILIEAGVDSYSHPQYLTHFKSPVGHNVLQVGDINVDTATWDDFQVVGQQMDAAHRNAPLTIYSMDDDGGEIYADMSNSYPAAKTWVRDAVWDDSSLSVYDVVELDTADTVIFRWHLGVTSKEVVWARGITPAGTVTLGVDGNGNTLLTADNFQVTVQADQPIVASIETLPDKTLGNDSEHYCLVIRSLNAVTSIDLQTDFVATE